The sequence GGCCGCGGGATGTCCGGTGCAGGACTAGGGTCCCGGCGGTGCGGCCCCTTGCCCTGCTTCCCAGACCCGGTGGTGCGCGCCGGACGCTGCTCCTGTGCGCGGGCGTGCTCACGGGCGGCGTGTTCGGGCTCGCGTGGTGGGTGGACCGCTTCGGCCGGCGCGAGCACCTGGGCGAAGCGGACGTGCTGGTGGTGCTGGGCGCGCGTGTGTTGCCTGGCGGTGTCCCGTCCGGTGCGCTGCTGGCGCGCGTGGAGCACGCGGTGGCGCTGTACCAGCGGGGCGTGGCGCCGTGGCTGCTGTTGTCCGGCGGCGCGGGCCTCCATCCGCCGTCCGAGGCGCGCGTGATGCGGGAGCTGGCGGTGGCGGCGGGCGTCCCCGCGTCCGCGTGCGTGCTGGAGGAGGACAGCCACTCCACGCAAGGCAACGCGCGGTTCGGCGCGCGGCTGCTGCGGGAGCGTGGAGCGCGGCGGGTGGTGGTGGTCTCCGACCCGTATCACCTGCTGCGCGCGCGGCAGTGCTTCCGGCGCGAGGGGCTGGAGGTGGCCACGAGTCCGGCGCCCATCGCCGGGCGGATGCGCGCGCGGGACCGGGCGTACTGGACGGTGCGCGAGGCGTTCGCGCTGCTGCTGCATCCGCGCCTGTTGCTGGCGCGGGCGCCGGACGGGCGCTGAGGCGGCTTCAGGTGCCGGACGCGTCCGGCGCGGGGGTGTCCAGCTTCAGGAGCACCTTCTCCAGGACGCGGAAGAGGGCCTGGCGGTCCTCGGGGTCGAGCATGCCCATGACCACGCCCATCGAGCGGTGCATGGAGCGGTCGAGCTTTCCGAAGGTCTGTTTGCCCTTGTCGGTGAGCTTGCAGCGCACGACGCGCCGGTCGGTCTCTCCGCGTTCGCGGACGAGGTGGCCTTCGCGCTCCAGGCGGTCCACGACGCCGGTGACGGTCTTCTCGGTGACGCCCAGTCGCTTGGCCAGCTCGCCCATGGTGAGCGAGCCGTCCAGGCCCAGCCACAGCAGGGCGTGCACCTGGGGCGGCGTGAACTGGAGCTGCTCGCAGGTGCTGGCGATGGGGTCACGGAGTGAGCGGCGACGGCCCAGGGAGAACATCAACTCCTGCATCCGGTCGACGTCCTTTGACAGCGCTTCATCCTCTTTATGGATATTCCGTGACACAGAGTATTCATTAGCGGCGAGGTGCGTGCGGGTCAACTTGTAGGCTGTCGGAACATCTGGAGGTGCAGGTGCTGCGACGTGCAGGGTGGGCGCTGTTGCTGGCGTGGGTGTCCGTGTCGACCGCGCGGGCGGAGGAGGTGCTGGTGTTCGCGGCGGCGAGCACGACGGATGCGCTCCAGGCGCTCGCGCCCGCGTTCCAGCAGGCGTCGGGGCACCGGGTGCGGTTCGCGTTCGGCCCCTCGAGTGACCTGGCACGTCAGGTGGTGGCGGGGGCGCCCGCGGATGCCTTCCTCTCCGCCGACGAGGCGAAGCTGGACCTGGTCGACCGGGCGGGGCTCGTGCAGGCGGGCTCGCGGGTGGACCTGCTGTCCAACCGGCTGGTGGTGGTGGTGCCGGTGGGGTCGGCGGTGAAGGTGGCCGGGCCGGCGGACCTGAAGGGGTTGAAGCGGGTGATGCTGGCGGAGCCGGCGGCGGTGCCCGCGGGGGTGTACGCGAAGGCGTGGCTGACGAAGGCGGGCGTCTGGGCGGACGTGGCGCCGCGAGTGGTGCCGGCGGTGGACGTGAGGGCCGCGCTGGCGGCGGTGGAGGCGGGGAGGGCGGACGCGGGCGTGGTGTACGCGACGGACGCGGCGAACTCGAAGAAGGTGCGGGTGGTGTTCACGGTGCCGGAAGGAGACGCGCCGCGCATCGTGTATCCGGCGGCGGCGCTGACGCAGGGCAAGGCGCCTGCAGGAGGGCTCGCGTTCGTGCGCTTCCTCCAGACGGAAACCGCGCGAAAGGAGTTCCGCCGGCTGGGCTTCCTGGACGCGAGCGCGGCGAAGGCCGCGCCGGATGCGGGAGTGATGGACGCGGCGCCTGATGCAGGGAAGAGGACATCCGCGCCGTGATGGATGAAGGGCTGACAGGGCTGGTGCTGTTCACGGTGGCGGTGGCGGCCCTGTCCACGGCGCTCATCCTGGTGCCGGGCGTGGCCTCTGCGTATCTGCTCGCGCGCTGGAAGGGACCGGGGCGCGGCGTGGTGGAGACGGTGCTGGCCCTGCCGCTGGTGCTGCCTCCGACGGCGGTAGGACTCGTGCTGCTGGAGTTGCTCGCGCGGGACTCGGTGCTGGGACGGCTGTTGGATGCGCTGGGCATGGAGGTCGTGTTCACGCCAAAGGCAGTCGTGTTGGCGAGCGCGGTGATGGCCTTCCCACTGCTGGTGCGTTCCGCTCGAGCGGGCTTCGAGGAAGTGGATCCACGGCTGGTGGCGGTGGCGCGCACGCTGGGGGACACGCGTACACGGGCCTTCTTCCGCGTGACGCTGCCGCTGGCGTGGCGCGGAGTGCTCACGGGAGCGCTGCTCGCGTTCTCACGGGCGCTGGGAGAGTTCGGCGCCACGGTGCTGGTCGCGGGCAACATCCCGGGCCACACGCAGACGCTGTCCCTGGCCATCTTCCAGCGCACACAGTTGGGCCAGGATGCGGAGGCAATGAAACTCGCGGGTGTCGCGGTGGTGCTCGCGTTCGGAGCCATGTACGTGACGGAAGTGGTGACACGGCGTCGCGGAGCCCGAGGGCTCGCGTGATGGAGCTGTCGCTGCGGCTGCCCCTGGCTCGCTTCACTCTGGAGGTCGAGGCTCGCTTCACATCCGCTTCCGTGGCGGTGCTTGGGCGCTCGGGCTCCGGGAAGACTTCGCTGCTGGAAGTCCTCGCGGGCCTGCGACGGGGCGCGAGAGGTCGCGTCGTGGTCGATGGCCGTGTGCTCCTCGACACGGCCTCCGGTGTGGACGTGCCTCCCGAAGCGCGCCGCATGGGCTACGTGCCGCAGGACGCATTGCTCTTCCCGCACCTCACCGCCGGACAGAACGTGCGCTTCGGCGTGCGCGCCGGACGGCCGTCACGCGTGGACGAAGCCGTGCACCTGCTGGAGCTGGAACCCCTCCTGCACCGCTACCCCGTGACGCTGTCCGGAGGCGAGAAGCAGCGGGTCGCGCTGGCCCGGGCGCTCGCCACCGACCCCGCGCTGCTGCTGCTGGATGAACCCCTGGCCGCGCTGGATGTCGCGTTGAAGGAGCGCGTGCTGCCGTACCTCTTGCGCGTTCGCGACGAAGCCCGCGTGCCGCTGCTCTACGTCACCCACCAGCTCGGCGAAGCACGTGCCCTGGCCCGCGAGGCCCTGCTGCTGGACGGCGGCGCGGTGAAGGCCGTGGGCCCCGCGGACTCGGTGCTCGGCACGGTGGCGCGCGGCCTGCTCACTGGTGAGCCCGAAGAGAACATCCTCGAAGGCACGCTGGAACATCCTGACTCTGGAGGCACGCGGCTGCGTGTCACAGCGGGCCTGTCGCTCTGGGTGCCAAATGCGCCGGAGCTGCCCCACGGCACCCGCGCCGCCTACGCCGTACCCGCCGAGGACATCCTCCTGTCCACCGGACCCCTCACCGGCGTCTCCGCTCGCAACGTACTCGAAGGCACGGTGACGAAGCTGGAGGACGCGGGAGCAGGGGAGTGCGCGACCCACGTGGACGTGGCGGGCATCCACTGGGTCGTCCGCCTCACGCACGCCGCCGTGCGCGAACTCGACATCACGCCAGGTCTGCGCGTGTACCTCGCGGTGAAGTCCTCCGCCTGCCGTCGGCTGGCCCAGGGGGCACGCTTGTCCGGTCCGGCCGCGACCTGACGTCTCTCGGTCGCCCACAGCAGGAGTGACCGTGATGGACCTGTACGCCTACACCTATGTCGGACCCGAGGAGATCCGCCGCGCCGTGATGGCACATCCGGCCGGCGCTTCCATCCGCGCCCAGGAGGACCTGGACCGCTGGCTCCAGGACCACCCGGAAGCCGGCGAGGAGGGCGCGACCTGGGTCGTGGACCTCACGGGCTGTCTGCGATTGGCGCCGCGCCGGTCGGAACACGTCGCGTGCGCGGGAGGCGAGGAGGTGCTGGCGGCGGGCGAGCTTCACTTCCAGCGAACCGCGACCGGATGGGTCATCGCGGAAGCTTCGAACCAATCCACGGGCTACTGCCCGGACACGGACTGCTGGGACGCACTCTCGCTCGCGCTGACCCGGGCTGGCCTCCGGGGTCCCCCGGGCTTCACCCATGCCATCACCTTCCGGCGGTGCACCCGCTGCGGCGAGCTCAACCTGGTGAAGGAACAGTGGTTCGTCTGCATGTTCTGCGACGCGGACCTGCCGGCCCTCTGGAACGTCGCCCCACGAAGACGCGTGGTCGTGGGCTAGTCACCGCGCGCTTCGGCTTCGAACCGGCGATGCGCGGCCTCCATCCGCTCCAGCGCGTCCCGCAGCTCGCGCTCGATGTCCTCGCGCTGGGACTGCACCAGGTCTTCCGGAAACCCCATGCGCTCCAGCAGGTTGAGCTGCATGAAGAACGTCTCGCACGGCCAGGGGCCGTTCGCTCCATCCAGGAACTGGCCCCCCTTGAAGAGGAAATCTCCCCAGGAAAGCTCGCCGCGCCGATAGCGGAGGAACAGGCACGCCAGGCGGTCCGCATCCCTCGCGCGGCGTTCCTCGGGAGTGGCCGCGAACGGAAGCATCGGGATGTCGAGGATCAGCCCCAGCGCCGTGTCGGCATCCGGCGCCGTGCACATTTCCAGCAGCCAGAGCGGTGGAGCATCCAGCTTCATCACCCACGCGTCCGCCCAGGCGATGATTTCCTTGAGCCCGACGAGCCTCATCTCCACCATCGCGCCAATCCGCACGACGGCGGCCATGTCGAACGGCGTGCCGTCCTTCACCGCTTCGCTCCCGGCTTCTTCGCCCCGCCGCGCCCCGCCGTCTTCGCGTGGTAGCCCTCCACGCGCATGCCCAGCTCATGCACCACGGACATCGCCGTGTCCTGCGGGATGCGCGTCTCCTTCAGCTTGTTCCTCGCCGGGTCGAGCACCAGCCCCGTGGCGCCGGAGAAGTCCGTCCGGGTCAGCGTGCAGCCCCGGAAGTTGCTGCCGGTGAGGTCCGCGCCGCTGAAGTCCGCGTCCGTCAGGTCCATGTCGAAGAAGTTCGCCTCGCGCGCCACGCAGCGCACGAAGGACGTCTGTCTCAGGCCCAGCCCCACGAACGAGCTGTAGGGCATGCCGCACTCCTCGAAGTTCACCTCCGGGTTCGCGGCCACGCCCGTCCAATCAATGCCCATGAGCTTCGAGCCCTCGAAGCGCACGTCCCGCAGCCGGATGGCGTTGAAGTTCGCGCGCGTCAGGTTGCAGCCCTGGAACACGCACGCCTCCAGCAGCGCGTCCTTCCACCGGACCTCCTGCAACTCGCAGTTCAGGAAGGTGCACCGGTAGAACTCCTTGTCACCCAGGTCCACCCCCTGGAGGTCCAGTCCCTCGAAGGTCTCCCGCTCGAAGGAGTCCTCCTGCTGGAGCCGCTTCACCACCGCGCTGTCGTCCTGGGCCATGCCCGGCGTTATACCGGAGCGAAGAACCCGGCCCCATCACAGAGGCCGGGTCCTCCATCGACTTCAGGCTACTTGGCCACCAGCACCAGCACGCCGCGGCCGCACAGGCCGTAGGTCGCGGCCTCGCCGCCAATCAGGTCCGCGGCGCCCGGGTTGAGCAGCACCTGGTTCGCGCCCCGGCTCTCGATCCACGAGCAGGTGTCCGTCACGCGGTACCACTGCTTGCCCGTGCCCGGCCACGGCAGCGAGAAGTTCACGTTCGCGGACCAGCCGTTGTACGCGACGTAGATGGCGCTCACCGTCTCACCGGAGAACTCCGTCGCGTCGATGCGGTAGGCCAGCGCGTGGTTGCTCGCGCTGTCGAAGTACGCCGCGTCCGGCACGAAGCCGTCCGGCTTGAACCAGCGGTGCTGCTCCATCACGTTCCCGTTGGTGTCCGCCGCGTTGTAGAAGCCGGCCGGACGCAGCGCAGGGTGCGCCTTGCGGAACGCGATGAGGTTCTGGGCGAACAGGCGGAAGTTGGACTGGTCCGCGCTCCACGCGTAGTCCAGCCAGTTCTTGTTCGAGTCCAGGTTGTACACGTTGTTGTTGCAGTACTGCGTGCGCAGGAACTCGTCACCGCCGGTAATCATGGGCACGCCCGCGCTCAGCATCAGGAACGCCAGGCCGTTGCGCGCCGCCTGCCGCTGGAGCACCGCGCTGCCGCCCTGGTCCCAGCTGTGGTTGCTGTCCTCGCCACCGTCGGACGGGCCGTAGGGCCACGACTGGGTGTTGTTCTTGCTGTTGCACGAGTACAGGTCCTTCAGGGTCATGCCGTCGTGGGCCACCATGAAGTTCACGGACGCGGCCGGCTTGCGGCCGTCATCCGAGTACAGGTCCGACGAGCCCGCGAAGCGCGTGGCCAGCTGCCCCGGCGTCACGTTCTCCGAGCCCAGCTGGTTCTGGTCCTTGCGGAAGGTGTCGCGGAACGCGCCGTTCCACTCGCGCCACTTCGCCGGGAAGTTGCCCACCTGGTAGGAGTTGCCGCCAATGGCCCACGGCTCCGCGATGAAGTCCGTGCCCGCGCCGCCCGCTTCCGGCCGCGGATCCAGCTGCGTGGTGATCTGATTGAGCGCCGTGTTGGCGTTGTCGCGGTTGTACTCGTAGCCGCTGTGCGTGGCCGTCTCGTGCTCGTAGATGTTGCCCAGCACGGACGCCAGGTCGAACCGGAAGCCGTCCACGCCCAGCGTGTCCTTCCAGTACGACAGCGAATGCAGGATGACGTTGCGGGCCGTGGGATTGAACGTGTTGAAGTTGCCGCCCACGCCCGTGTTGTCCCAGTTGAACTTCATGTCCTTCGTCAGGCTGTAGTACGTGGGGTTGTCCAGGCCCCGGTACGACATGACGTTGTACGTGTTCGGGTCTCCGCTGATCCACCCGCCGCCCTCGCCGGTGTGGTTGTAGACCACGTCCACCAGCACCTTGATGCCGGCGTCGTGGAACGCCTTCACCATGGCCTTGAACTCGCGCGTGGGGCCGCCCGGCGTCTGGTCGCACGCGTAGCGGCGGTCCGGCGCGAAGTAGCTGAGGTTCATGTAACCCCAGTAGTTGTCGCCCGCCGTGCTCGCGACCGTGTCGTTGTTGCCGTTGTCCGTCTCATGCAGCGGCAGGAACTCCACCGCCGTCACGCCCAGCGCCGCCAGCGCCGCGGCCTTCTGGCCCGCGGTCTTGTAGGTGCCCAGACAGGCGGCATCCAGCCCGGAGCCGGTGTCCTGCTTCGTCAGGCCGCGCAGGTGCACCTCATAGACGATGTCGTCCTTGAAGGCGCGCGTGGGCTTGGTGCCGGTGGCCGTGGTGTCCGGCGCCAGCACGATGCCCTTGGGCGCGAACGGGCCGGAGTCCTTGTAGCGGTGCAGCGGACCGGACGCGAACACCGTGGCGTCCGTGTTGCTGGGGTTCACCGGGTCGTGCGACAGCTCCAGCGCGTACGGGTCCCACAGCAGCTTGTTCGGGTTGAAGCGGTTGCCCGAGGCGTCCACGTCCGCGATGTAGCCCACCGTGTTGTTCGTCTTGCTCCAGGCGGAGTTGTACGTCCAGTTGGGGCCCCACGCGCGGTAGCCGTAATAGACGGTGCCGGTGACGCCGTAGGTGTTCTTCAGCGTGGAGACGGACACGGTCTTCGACCAGACGTTGGTCGTCGTGTTCTTCGTCATCACGTAGCTGACGACCTCTTGAGCGCCCTGGGCCGTCTTGTAGATCCACAGCTCGATGCGCGTGGCGCGCGACGAGTACACGTTGAAGTTGATGTTGGCCTGCGTGGCGTCGTACTTCGCGCCCAGCGTCCAGGTGAGCAACTCCTGCTCGCGCTGCGCGGTGTCCTCCACGGCGGGCGCCGTGGGGGCGGGGGCATCGGCGGGGGTTTCAGCGGCGGCGCAGGAGACCAGCGCCGAGGCCAGGCCCGCGGCGACGAGGGGATGCCACCGC comes from Corallococcus macrosporus and encodes:
- a CDS encoding ElyC/SanA/YdcF family protein, which codes for MRPLALLPRPGGARRTLLLCAGVLTGGVFGLAWWVDRFGRREHLGEADVLVVLGARVLPGGVPSGALLARVEHAVALYQRGVAPWLLLSGGAGLHPPSEARVMRELAVAAGVPASACVLEEDSHSTQGNARFGARLLRERGARRVVVVSDPYHLLRARQCFRREGLEVATSPAPIAGRMRARDRAYWTVREAFALLLHPRLLLARAPDGR
- a CDS encoding MarR family winged helix-turn-helix transcriptional regulator, which encodes MQELMFSLGRRRSLRDPIASTCEQLQFTPPQVHALLWLGLDGSLTMGELAKRLGVTEKTVTGVVDRLEREGHLVRERGETDRRVVRCKLTDKGKQTFGKLDRSMHRSMGVVMGMLDPEDRQALFRVLEKVLLKLDTPAPDASGT
- the modA gene encoding molybdate ABC transporter substrate-binding protein; this translates as MLRRAGWALLLAWVSVSTARAEEVLVFAAASTTDALQALAPAFQQASGHRVRFAFGPSSDLARQVVAGAPADAFLSADEAKLDLVDRAGLVQAGSRVDLLSNRLVVVVPVGSAVKVAGPADLKGLKRVMLAEPAAVPAGVYAKAWLTKAGVWADVAPRVVPAVDVRAALAAVEAGRADAGVVYATDAANSKKVRVVFTVPEGDAPRIVYPAAALTQGKAPAGGLAFVRFLQTETARKEFRRLGFLDASAAKAAPDAGVMDAAPDAGKRTSAP
- the modB gene encoding molybdate ABC transporter permease subunit — encoded protein: MDEGLTGLVLFTVAVAALSTALILVPGVASAYLLARWKGPGRGVVETVLALPLVLPPTAVGLVLLELLARDSVLGRLLDALGMEVVFTPKAVVLASAVMAFPLLVRSARAGFEEVDPRLVAVARTLGDTRTRAFFRVTLPLAWRGVLTGALLAFSRALGEFGATVLVAGNIPGHTQTLSLAIFQRTQLGQDAEAMKLAGVAVVLAFGAMYVTEVVTRRRGARGLA
- the modC gene encoding molybdenum ABC transporter ATP-binding protein, with the translated sequence MELSLRLPLARFTLEVEARFTSASVAVLGRSGSGKTSLLEVLAGLRRGARGRVVVDGRVLLDTASGVDVPPEARRMGYVPQDALLFPHLTAGQNVRFGVRAGRPSRVDEAVHLLELEPLLHRYPVTLSGGEKQRVALARALATDPALLLLDEPLAALDVALKERVLPYLLRVRDEARVPLLYVTHQLGEARALAREALLLDGGAVKAVGPADSVLGTVARGLLTGEPEENILEGTLEHPDSGGTRLRVTAGLSLWVPNAPELPHGTRAAYAVPAEDILLSTGPLTGVSARNVLEGTVTKLEDAGAGECATHVDVAGIHWVVRLTHAAVRELDITPGLRVYLAVKSSACRRLAQGARLSGPAAT
- a CDS encoding pentapeptide repeat-containing protein, with the protein product MAQDDSAVVKRLQQEDSFERETFEGLDLQGVDLGDKEFYRCTFLNCELQEVRWKDALLEACVFQGCNLTRANFNAIRLRDVRFEGSKLMGIDWTGVAANPEVNFEECGMPYSSFVGLGLRQTSFVRCVAREANFFDMDLTDADFSGADLTGSNFRGCTLTRTDFSGATGLVLDPARNKLKETRIPQDTAMSVVHELGMRVEGYHAKTAGRGGAKKPGAKR
- a CDS encoding isoamylase, which gives rise to MMTPPRRHRRSPWLTRWHPLVAAGLASALVSCAAAETPADAPAPTAPAVEDTAQREQELLTWTLGAKYDATQANINFNVYSSRATRIELWIYKTAQGAQEVVSYVMTKNTTTNVWSKTVSVSTLKNTYGVTGTVYYGYRAWGPNWTYNSAWSKTNNTVGYIADVDASGNRFNPNKLLWDPYALELSHDPVNPSNTDATVFASGPLHRYKDSGPFAPKGIVLAPDTTATGTKPTRAFKDDIVYEVHLRGLTKQDTGSGLDAACLGTYKTAGQKAAALAALGVTAVEFLPLHETDNGNNDTVASTAGDNYWGYMNLSYFAPDRRYACDQTPGGPTREFKAMVKAFHDAGIKVLVDVVYNHTGEGGGWISGDPNTYNVMSYRGLDNPTYYSLTKDMKFNWDNTGVGGNFNTFNPTARNVILHSLSYWKDTLGVDGFRFDLASVLGNIYEHETATHSGYEYNRDNANTALNQITTQLDPRPEAGGAGTDFIAEPWAIGGNSYQVGNFPAKWREWNGAFRDTFRKDQNQLGSENVTPGQLATRFAGSSDLYSDDGRKPAASVNFMVAHDGMTLKDLYSCNSKNNTQSWPYGPSDGGEDSNHSWDQGGSAVLQRQAARNGLAFLMLSAGVPMITGGDEFLRTQYCNNNVYNLDSNKNWLDYAWSADQSNFRLFAQNLIAFRKAHPALRPAGFYNAADTNGNVMEQHRWFKPDGFVPDAAYFDSASNHALAYRIDATEFSGETVSAIYVAYNGWSANVNFSLPWPGTGKQWYRVTDTCSWIESRGANQVLLNPGAADLIGGEAATYGLCGRGVLVLVAK